A portion of the Parasteatoda tepidariorum isolate YZ-2023 chromosome 5, CAS_Ptep_4.0, whole genome shotgun sequence genome contains these proteins:
- the LOC107443646 gene encoding uncharacterized protein isoform X2, whose amino-acid sequence MTLFLPKTTFDFNNIKMLFPKELVTYLRAVLHHRLDTETSRTPSDSEPSLHRSSEDDYGSTEVLRSDQQQHDTSISHGVYDLDISEVIPLEDSRESTPESVPDEISGFEPVEEIGVQLESTRQRESQFETEERDERREGTGLRYEIRRLFPQSFLLLRENRETRSGTVYGPPMLEE is encoded by the exons ATGACACTATTTCTGCCAAAGACCACATTTGacttcaataatataaaaatgcttttcccAAAAGAATTAGTGACTTATTTACGAGCTGTATTACATCATAGATTAGACACGGAAACTAGTAGAACACCATCTGATAGTGAACCAAGCTTACATAGATCATCAGAAGATGATTATGGGAGTACTGAAGTATTGCGATCAGACCAGCAGCAGCATGATACAAGTATAAGCCATGGAGTCTATGATTTGGATATATCAGAGGTTATTCCGTTAGAGGATAGCAGGGAAAGTACACCTGAGAGTGTGCCAGATGAAATAAGTGGTTTTGAACCAGTCGAGGAAATCGGAGTGCAACTTGAATCCACCAGGCAACGTGAATCGCAGTTTGAAACTGAAGAAAGAGATGAAAGAAGAGAAGGAACTGGGTTAAG GTATGAAATTCGTAGACTTTTCCCTCAAAGCTTCCTTTTATTGAGAGAAAATCGAGAGACAAGATCTGGAACTGTATACGGACCACCAATGCTGGAGGAATAA
- the LOC107443646 gene encoding uncharacterized protein isoform X1, whose protein sequence is MEILFDLLYGFHRTFGTFLPYPWVFVKFKQNLELTIIVNYFSYYLTYILFMTFFVSAIIRKITNTYKILLWLLISKVLWSTFLILIYFFTCSPFYPIIALSIVATLNLLSIHHFRSQKSYMTLFLPKTTFDFNNIKMLFPKELVTYLRAVLHHRLDTETSRTPSDSEPSLHRSSEDDYGSTEVLRSDQQQHDTSISHGVYDLDISEVIPLEDSRESTPESVPDEISGFEPVEEIGVQLESTRQRESQFETEERDERREGTGLRYEIRRLFPQSFLLLRENRETRSGTVYGPPMLEE, encoded by the exons atggagatACTTTTTGATTTACTCTATGGTTTTCATAGAACTTTCGGAACTTTTCTTCCCTACCCTTGGGTAttcgtaaaatttaaacaaaatttagagCTTACTAttattgtgaattatttttcttactatcTCACCTATATCCTATTCATGACATTCTTCGTTTCTgcaattataagaaaaataaccaATACCTATAAA ATCCTCCTATGGCTTCTGATTTCTAAAGTTTTGTGGAGTACATTTCTAATcctcatatattttttcacttgcTCGCCATTTTACCCAATCATCGCCCTCTCAATTGTTGCAACTTTGAACTTATTAAGCATACATCATTTCAGATCTCAAAAATCATATATGACACTATTTCTGCCAAAGACCACATTTGacttcaataatataaaaatgcttttcccAAAAGAATTAGTGACTTATTTACGAGCTGTATTACATCATAGATTAGACACGGAAACTAGTAGAACACCATCTGATAGTGAACCAAGCTTACATAGATCATCAGAAGATGATTATGGGAGTACTGAAGTATTGCGATCAGACCAGCAGCAGCATGATACAAGTATAAGCCATGGAGTCTATGATTTGGATATATCAGAGGTTATTCCGTTAGAGGATAGCAGGGAAAGTACACCTGAGAGTGTGCCAGATGAAATAAGTGGTTTTGAACCAGTCGAGGAAATCGGAGTGCAACTTGAATCCACCAGGCAACGTGAATCGCAGTTTGAAACTGAAGAAAGAGATGAAAGAAGAGAAGGAACTGGGTTAAG GTATGAAATTCGTAGACTTTTCCCTCAAAGCTTCCTTTTATTGAGAGAAAATCGAGAGACAAGATCTGGAACTGTATACGGACCACCAATGCTGGAGGAATAA